In Arthrobacter sp. QXT-31, one genomic interval encodes:
- the rarD gene encoding EamA family transporter RarD gives MGLVPNPDGSVSSPVSTARTPGAAPSGISRPGQPGTAGSSGAPGSSGTPDSPGAPKAVDKETTAGILFGIGAYGLWGLLPLYFFVLQPAGAVEIVANRVVWSLIFCALLITVTRAWRVLGAALRNRSVLGTLALAAGLIAVNWLTYTYGVTTGQAVEASLGYFINPLVSVLLGVFVLKETLRPLQWAAVGIGFIAVGVLTVSYGKLPWIALTLAVSFGLYGFVKKRVGPRADAITSLTVESIVLTPLAVATMIFLAASGTATLTTHGPVHFWLLLASGVITAVPLVFFGASARRLPMTTIGLLQYFAPVLQFIVALVVFGEAMTLERWIGFGVVWLALLVLTVDMLAATRKSAAAKRLARREARADT, from the coding sequence ATGGGTCTTGTGCCTAACCCCGACGGATCCGTCTCCTCTCCTGTTTCAACCGCCCGAACACCCGGCGCCGCGCCCTCCGGGATAAGCCGCCCCGGCCAGCCCGGAACGGCCGGTTCGTCCGGCGCACCCGGTTCGTCCGGGACACCCGATTCCCCGGGCGCACCGAAGGCGGTGGACAAGGAGACGACGGCGGGAATCCTGTTCGGCATTGGGGCGTACGGGCTGTGGGGGCTGCTCCCGCTGTACTTCTTCGTCCTGCAGCCGGCAGGTGCCGTGGAGATCGTGGCCAACCGGGTGGTGTGGTCCCTGATCTTCTGCGCCCTCCTGATCACGGTGACCCGGGCATGGCGCGTATTGGGCGCCGCCCTGCGGAACCGTTCCGTGCTCGGGACCCTGGCGCTCGCCGCCGGCCTCATCGCGGTGAACTGGCTGACGTACACCTACGGCGTCACCACGGGACAGGCGGTGGAGGCCTCACTGGGCTACTTCATCAACCCCCTGGTCTCCGTCCTCCTGGGCGTGTTCGTGCTCAAGGAGACGCTGAGGCCGCTGCAGTGGGCCGCCGTCGGAATCGGTTTCATTGCCGTGGGGGTGCTGACCGTGTCCTACGGCAAGCTGCCCTGGATCGCCCTGACCCTGGCCGTCAGCTTCGGCCTGTACGGCTTCGTGAAAAAGCGGGTGGGGCCGCGTGCCGATGCCATCACGAGCCTCACCGTGGAGTCGATCGTCCTCACTCCCCTGGCAGTTGCCACGATGATTTTCCTCGCGGCAAGCGGCACTGCGACGCTGACCACCCACGGGCCTGTGCATTTCTGGCTGCTTCTGGCATCCGGCGTCATCACGGCGGTGCCGCTGGTGTTCTTCGGCGCCTCTGCCCGCCGGCTGCCGATGACCACCATCGGACTGCTGCAGTACTTCGCACCGGTGCTGCAGTTCATCGTGGCCCTGGTGGTGTTTGGCGAGGCCATGACGCTGGAGCGCTGGATCGGCTTCGGCGTGGTGTGGCTGGCCCTGCTGGTGCTCACCGTCGACATGCTGGCCGCCACGCGGAA